One part of the Halobacteriovorax vibrionivorans genome encodes these proteins:
- a CDS encoding DUF4056 domain-containing protein: MKNRILYPILIALLSTQAFGLDLTQEQAQTEPQMRIGALPFPFFIYSRADDDLGQHSYLESKKEEDRGLIYTCRGGFIDIAHLRTGSDYTAFYVSKIKEAIKNGSKEMALKAQGPSSIIAKLPHLNLNEDEIIETAQYMAHNILTWHEFTTWYGWSALKIKNAEKMSGFSYEDIYSHLIGIEAAGRALKNKKLSYDQAMTFELDKMLNQENGELERVSRKLTKKITKSVKGEFYKRRSIFTYFLYKQTNIGKKSDTLSPLLVTNDSVSGCQSTQERKAHFFGENKGLVSIEIKPKIKQAKKILKDAGSIDGKIIIERDYETLIEAVERDILNYYDRNALLQY; encoded by the coding sequence ATGAAGAACCGAATTCTCTATCCTATTTTAATCGCGCTATTATCAACTCAGGCCTTTGGTTTGGACCTTACACAAGAGCAGGCCCAGACAGAGCCTCAGATGCGTATTGGGGCCCTTCCTTTTCCTTTCTTTATCTACTCAAGAGCTGATGATGATCTTGGTCAACACAGCTATCTCGAAAGTAAGAAGGAAGAAGACCGAGGATTAATATACACATGTCGTGGTGGATTTATTGATATCGCTCACTTAAGAACCGGCAGTGACTATACTGCTTTCTACGTGAGTAAAATAAAAGAGGCCATTAAAAATGGTTCAAAGGAAATGGCGCTAAAAGCACAAGGGCCAAGCTCTATTATCGCAAAATTGCCACACTTAAATCTGAATGAAGATGAAATTATAGAAACGGCCCAGTATATGGCCCATAATATTCTTACTTGGCATGAGTTTACGACTTGGTATGGATGGTCTGCATTAAAGATTAAAAATGCTGAGAAAATGTCAGGTTTCTCATATGAGGATATCTATTCTCACTTAATTGGTATTGAAGCCGCAGGCAGGGCCTTAAAGAATAAGAAGCTAAGCTATGACCAGGCCATGACTTTTGAGCTAGACAAGATGTTAAATCAGGAAAATGGAGAACTTGAGCGAGTATCGAGGAAGCTTACTAAGAAAATAACAAAAAGTGTAAAAGGAGAGTTCTATAAAAGACGATCGATATTTACATACTTTCTCTATAAGCAAACAAATATAGGTAAGAAATCAGATACCTTATCACCTCTTCTTGTAACTAACGATAGTGTATCAGGCTGTCAGTCGACACAAGAGCGCAAAGCACATTTCTTTGGTGAAAACAAAGGTCTCGTATCTATTGAAATCAAACCTAAGATTAAGCAGGCCAAAAAGATCCTAAAAGATGCCGGATCAATCGATGGCAAAATCATAATTGAGCGCGATTACGAAACACTCATTGAAGCGGTTGAAAGAGATATCTTAAATTACTACGACAGAAATGCTCTTTTACAGTATTAA
- a CDS encoding thioredoxin family protein, whose translation MNIKKINNENFESVVSSEKGVFVIKFYSDTCGPCKTMAPVFEALNNNNPDINVYEVNTMESPEIADQFGVRGVPYTAICENRDVLYDFTGLTPLGKIQYVINNINDSHFRLTGEFKAPETKKSYFYEVIVISLVVVFSLAIFFAG comes from the coding sequence ATGAATATAAAGAAAATAAATAATGAAAACTTTGAATCTGTTGTCTCTAGTGAAAAGGGTGTTTTCGTTATCAAATTTTATTCTGATACATGTGGCCCATGTAAAACAATGGCACCTGTCTTTGAAGCCTTAAATAACAATAATCCAGATATAAATGTATATGAAGTAAATACCATGGAGAGTCCTGAAATTGCAGATCAATTTGGAGTGCGTGGCGTACCATACACGGCCATTTGTGAAAATAGGGACGTTCTTTATGACTTCACAGGACTTACACCCCTAGGAAAGATTCAATACGTGATTAACAATATCAATGATTCACACTTTCGCTTAACTGGTGAGTTCAAAGCACCAGAAACAAAAAAGAGCTACTTCTATGAAGTAATCGTCATTAGCTTGGTCGTAGTCTTTAGTTTGGCTATATTTTTTGCTGGGTAG
- a CDS encoding HNH endonuclease yields MKDIKKLYEQYGSELKSYKDFHDEMYEICEYILQLRKEKNNYSTTSMNLYDLKDEISEKYNVSQNGKVFSKRRGRYLKMRPTPAGYIQCTISLNHNSNLSMYVHRLVALFHVKNPSKLDSVNHIDGNRGNNKSDNLEWVSHKQNHIRRSQRNSNGTFGANFCPRQKKWKAVIQINGGSYHKEVEANNKYNEMHKIIYGYNVFEDDENQTKLHGN; encoded by the coding sequence ATGAAAGATATTAAAAAGCTTTACGAACAATATGGGAGCGAACTTAAAAGCTACAAAGATTTTCATGACGAAATGTATGAGATATGTGAATACATCCTTCAGTTAAGAAAGGAGAAGAATAATTACTCCACAACAAGTATGAATCTATATGATTTAAAAGATGAAATCTCTGAAAAATATAACGTCTCTCAAAATGGTAAAGTATTCAGCAAAAGGCGAGGACGTTATTTAAAAATGAGGCCAACTCCTGCTGGCTATATTCAGTGCACAATCAGTTTAAATCACAATAGCAACTTATCTATGTATGTTCATCGCTTAGTTGCATTATTTCACGTCAAAAACCCTAGCAAACTAGACAGTGTGAATCATATCGATGGAAACAGAGGAAATAATAAATCTGATAACTTAGAATGGGTATCTCATAAGCAAAATCACATTAGACGCTCTCAAAGAAATTCAAATGGTACATTTGGTGCAAATTTTTGTCCACGTCAGAAAAAATGGAAAGCAGTTATACAAATAAATGGTGGATCTTATCACAAAGAAGTTGAAGCAAATAACAAATACAATGAAATGCATAAGATAATTTATGGGTATAATGTATTTGAAGATGACGAAAACCAAACTAAATTACACGGCAACTAG
- a CDS encoding tyrosine-type recombinase/integrase, whose protein sequence is MAYIRKIKTGYRAEVSLGYSPSGKKISKSQVFKTKREAKEWADHIEISKELGFNSNLDSRTLLVSIMPIYLEHIKTYKYNTYINYKSDIENKFLKHFKNFPIGKITSSKLKEFIELQKELYAPRTVSRLLGVIKDFYSFIETERAVHLPDNPTRAIKRINITNEKKFKYWDVEDVKYFLENCKTHVNYDIFKLIIHTGLRPNEALSLVVDDYDSRNRILHISKQIQKSKAEKGLYLFGELKNENPRSVPIGDVAAEILERASDGKDKNDFIFQTKLKIPKNAKRLRIIDRKRSVVNAYFITTTTISTAFKEMAEDHGLPNITTHGLRHTFASHFVMNGGSITALQKILGHKKIDNTMIYAHLSKTHMDGVRNLVQF, encoded by the coding sequence ATGGCATATATAAGGAAGATTAAAACAGGATATAGAGCCGAGGTAAGTCTTGGTTACAGTCCTTCAGGTAAGAAGATTTCTAAATCACAAGTCTTCAAAACAAAGAGAGAAGCCAAGGAATGGGCCGATCATATCGAGATTAGCAAAGAACTTGGTTTTAATAGCAATCTTGATAGTAGAACTCTCCTAGTTTCAATTATGCCAATTTACTTAGAACACATTAAAACCTACAAATATAACACTTATATTAATTACAAAAGTGATATAGAAAACAAATTCCTTAAACATTTTAAGAACTTTCCTATAGGAAAGATCACTTCATCAAAACTAAAAGAGTTTATTGAGTTACAAAAAGAACTCTATGCACCAAGAACAGTTTCTAGACTTTTAGGTGTTATTAAAGATTTTTATTCATTTATAGAAACTGAAAGAGCTGTTCATCTTCCCGACAATCCGACTAGAGCAATTAAAAGAATCAATATTACCAATGAGAAGAAGTTTAAGTATTGGGATGTTGAAGATGTTAAGTATTTTCTAGAAAACTGTAAAACTCATGTTAATTATGACATTTTTAAGTTGATTATACATACAGGATTAAGACCAAATGAAGCATTAAGCTTAGTTGTAGATGATTATGATAGCAGAAACCGAATCTTGCATATATCTAAACAAATTCAAAAGTCAAAAGCTGAAAAAGGATTATATTTGTTTGGTGAACTTAAGAACGAAAATCCAAGATCTGTACCGATAGGGGATGTTGCTGCCGAAATCCTAGAAAGAGCATCCGATGGAAAAGATAAAAATGATTTTATTTTTCAAACAAAGCTAAAAATCCCAAAAAATGCAAAAAGATTACGTATAATTGATCGTAAACGATCTGTAGTTAATGCTTATTTCATAACGACAACTACAATATCTACAGCATTTAAAGAAATGGCCGAAGATCATGGCTTACCCAATATAACAACACATGGCCTCAGACACACCTTTGCTAGTCATTTTGTCATGAATGGGGGAAGTATAACTGCCCTTCAAAAAATTCTAGGCCACAAAAAGATTGATAATACTATGATTTATGCTCATTTAAGTAAGACTCATATGGATGGCGTTAGGAATTTAGTGCAGTTTTAG
- a CDS encoding helix-turn-helix domain-containing protein, whose translation MNGSNLNELLNVAEISAILKVSKATIYRLLKSKSIPHVIIGGKMLFIPSDIRDWLEAKRI comes from the coding sequence ATGAATGGTTCAAACTTAAATGAATTACTTAACGTAGCCGAAATATCGGCAATTTTAAAAGTTTCAAAAGCAACGATTTATAGACTTCTAAAAAGTAAATCAATCCCACATGTCATTATTGGAGGAAAGATGCTCTTTATACCTAGTGATATTAGAGACTGGCTAGAAGCAAAAAGGATATAA
- a CDS encoding single-stranded DNA-binding protein: MKNNDVELIFGRLGRDPELKYTTSKEAVCSFSVAINKDKDSPPIWKQVSVWGELGERCSLFLKKGSQVFVRGQTKFKEYTSKKGELKSFEEMKAWEIGFINF, translated from the coding sequence ATGAAAAATAACGATGTAGAACTTATTTTTGGACGTTTAGGGCGTGATCCTGAGCTTAAGTATACAACGAGTAAGGAAGCAGTCTGTAGCTTTTCTGTAGCCATAAATAAGGACAAGGACTCTCCACCTATTTGGAAACAGGTTTCAGTATGGGGGGAGCTTGGAGAGAGATGTAGTTTATTTCTCAAGAAGGGGAGTCAGGTATTTGTGCGAGGCCAAACAAAGTTCAAAGAATATACGAGTAAGAAAGGAGAGTTGAAATCCTTTGAAGAAATGAAAGCATGGGAAATTGGATTTATAAATTTCTAG
- a CDS encoding replication-relaxation family protein — translation MSEVININNRYFDFLGPLQKWRILDLNSLRDELFPAPNYHNFARYIRKLEKLNLIGGYIDPFTKKKFIYLSPKGEKYLSVTGNPSAIANETLVHDIKVTELTKELSKLDLVDDVVLEHEISDKRNFRTTYKVIPDAILSFKKNNFNYRVALELELTRKSNSRIIEKVKQYQSTEYYHYLMYVFPSIKLMDKYREVIRNQLGDKALTKIMFFYHDSLTRNVRDVKAVKGWIGDKESELIEVFK, via the coding sequence ATGAGTGAAGTAATTAATATTAACAATCGTTACTTTGATTTTTTAGGACCTCTTCAGAAATGGAGAATACTTGACCTTAATTCATTAAGAGATGAGCTATTCCCAGCTCCAAATTACCACAACTTTGCTAGATACATTAGGAAGCTTGAAAAACTAAACCTAATCGGTGGTTATATTGATCCTTTTACGAAAAAGAAGTTTATTTACTTGTCACCAAAAGGAGAAAAGTACTTATCTGTTACTGGGAATCCTAGTGCTATAGCTAATGAAACTTTAGTACATGACATCAAAGTCACAGAGTTGACTAAAGAACTCTCCAAGCTTGATCTTGTAGATGATGTTGTTCTCGAACATGAAATATCTGATAAGAGGAACTTTAGGACAACATATAAAGTAATTCCTGATGCCATCTTGAGTTTTAAAAAGAATAACTTTAATTATCGTGTAGCCTTGGAGCTTGAACTGACAAGAAAAAGTAATTCTAGGATCATTGAAAAAGTTAAACAGTATCAATCAACTGAGTACTATCACTACTTAATGTACGTATTTCCATCAATTAAGCTTATGGATAAATATAGGGAAGTGATCAGGAATCAACTAGGAGATAAGGCATTAACTAAGATTATGTTCTTTTATCATGATTCACTTACAAGGAATGTTAGGGATGTTAAGGCTGTAAAAGGCTGGATTGGAGATAAGGAATCAGAACTAATTGAAGTGTTCAAATGA
- a CDS encoding type IV secretory system conjugative DNA transfer family protein, which translates to MKNENSNGLDLVTPFVVVLEQIITQAIKLIGLLIKCAYQKLTGASMPLKKIESKQLNIKKYTNNIESLGVLTSSKKDIKLSEIDFRRHSFIVGASGFGKTNLISILQEDNLRSGKPVIFFDPKGDHEALTTFKSLCEAHSRPCYIFSEHYHDSISLNPIYEGTVNQVVDRIMRSFEWSEPYYRDASRRSLTKALNIMKERGDEFTLKRVFDELVQMESKENIGLIAKLEAILVSDFGRILNAEDGMCLSKVREEGACLYIGLSTQGYGETAMSVGKLFLGELLYNSYTSLISASDTERLENPISVYFDEFGALVTPEFIELQNKCRGAGIELTMAVQTASDIDRINPDLTKQIIENSGNLFVMKQRLDTGASLFSDSIGTITSTKKTAQIEDGVEQSKGSIREVNELICHPDIIKNLKIGQCVLLRQSPTRVDLINIRNRETTKLVKQRQVRELAPAL; encoded by the coding sequence ATGAAGAATGAAAATAGTAACGGACTTGATCTTGTAACCCCTTTTGTTGTGGTTTTAGAACAGATCATTACTCAAGCAATTAAGCTAATAGGACTTTTAATAAAGTGTGCGTATCAAAAATTAACAGGAGCAAGTATGCCATTAAAGAAAATTGAATCAAAACAACTAAATATTAAGAAATATACAAACAATATCGAATCTCTTGGAGTTCTAACAAGCTCGAAAAAGGATATCAAGCTTTCAGAAATTGATTTTAGAAGACATAGCTTTATTGTGGGAGCGTCAGGCTTTGGTAAAACAAATCTCATAAGTATCTTACAAGAAGATAACTTAAGGTCAGGAAAGCCTGTAATCTTCTTTGATCCTAAGGGTGACCATGAGGCATTAACTACATTTAAGAGCTTATGTGAGGCACATTCTAGACCTTGTTATATCTTCTCAGAGCATTACCATGATTCTATCTCTTTGAATCCTATCTATGAGGGTACAGTTAACCAAGTAGTTGACCGTATTATGCGATCTTTTGAGTGGAGTGAGCCTTATTATCGTGATGCCTCAAGAAGGTCACTTACCAAGGCGCTAAATATCATGAAAGAGCGAGGTGATGAATTTACTCTAAAGCGAGTCTTTGATGAGCTTGTCCAGATGGAGTCTAAAGAGAATATCGGTCTAATTGCAAAGCTTGAGGCCATTCTAGTATCTGACTTTGGCCGTATTTTAAATGCAGAAGATGGAATGTGTTTGTCTAAGGTTCGAGAAGAAGGAGCTTGTCTCTATATCGGTTTATCAACTCAGGGTTACGGAGAAACTGCCATGAGTGTTGGAAAGTTATTTCTAGGGGAGCTTTTATATAATTCATATACTTCCCTTATTTCAGCTTCTGACACTGAGAGGCTAGAAAATCCTATCAGTGTTTACTTTGACGAATTTGGTGCTCTTGTAACTCCTGAGTTTATCGAGCTTCAAAACAAGTGTCGAGGTGCTGGGATTGAACTTACTATGGCCGTTCAAACGGCATCAGATATTGATCGAATCAACCCTGACCTAACTAAACAAATCATTGAGAACTCAGGAAATCTCTTTGTCATGAAGCAAAGACTTGATACTGGAGCCTCATTATTTTCTGATTCAATTGGAACAATTACGAGTACGAAGAAGACTGCTCAAATTGAAGACGGAGTTGAGCAAAGCAAGGGAAGCATCAGAGAAGTAAATGAGCTTATATGTCACCCTGATATCATCAAGAACTTAAAAATTGGCCAATGTGTTCTTTTGCGACAGTCTCCTACAAGGGTTGATCTTATCAATATCAGAAATAGAGAGACAACTAAGCTAGTAAAGCAAAGACAAGTCAGAGAATTAGCACCGGCCCTATAG
- a CDS encoding TrbI/VirB10 family protein, which produces MKFTSIMITFLSVLGQLNSNSMEARITRLKKKQELEVKPITQSISKKYSSVKKGENDEAIKKIKAQGERIEELLKRRTSVPVIWEQRREFKTGSVVRGTLLNSIVSSNLASPVLIQARSMQGFKNGTLFSCSATTRNKRVLTICNRMIEEGVEHEITAMALNLDGSAGLVGIYDDRKEEMIESAVISEFASGMLSAAQTRVAIPYGDLRDSSLKNQLLEGLVQSGNKTSDILIDEAKTLEPIVTVNAGTEVLIYFMEALNENP; this is translated from the coding sequence ATGAAATTTACATCAATAATGATCACATTTTTAAGTGTGCTGGGACAACTTAACTCAAATTCAATGGAAGCACGTATTACGAGGCTTAAAAAAAAGCAAGAGCTAGAGGTTAAACCAATTACACAATCTATAAGTAAGAAGTATTCATCGGTAAAGAAAGGAGAAAATGATGAAGCAATTAAGAAAATTAAAGCACAGGGAGAAAGAATTGAAGAACTACTTAAGAGGAGGACTTCAGTACCTGTTATATGGGAGCAAAGAAGAGAGTTTAAAACCGGATCAGTCGTCCGTGGTACTCTTCTAAATTCTATTGTTTCTAGTAATTTAGCAAGTCCGGTTCTTATTCAAGCAAGGTCAATGCAAGGGTTTAAAAATGGAACTTTATTTTCATGTAGTGCAACAACAAGGAACAAAAGAGTTTTAACAATATGTAATCGAATGATTGAAGAAGGTGTTGAGCACGAGATAACGGCCATGGCCTTAAATCTTGATGGAAGTGCCGGACTTGTTGGAATTTACGATGATAGAAAAGAAGAAATGATTGAAAGTGCAGTAATAAGTGAATTTGCAAGTGGAATGCTTAGTGCTGCTCAAACGAGAGTCGCTATTCCTTATGGAGATCTTAGAGATTCAAGTTTGAAAAACCAGTTACTAGAAGGCTTAGTTCAATCAGGAAATAAGACTTCAGATATATTGATTGATGAAGCTAAGACATTGGAGCCAATTGTAACAGTTAATGCAGGAACAGAGGTTTTAATTTATTTCATGGAGGCATTAAATGAGAATCCTTAA
- a CDS encoding VirB4 family type IV secretion system protein, translating to MKHVSIENDQYVSREGDRSSLEKIELVDLEAMNILDKLIHDLHKKNDLQHSDCISKVYYKNGALYINRFNNKTGVSDFSFIDSEKSMDVFEDFFMQDLNYFRLLSVKDFPPKISRRSNLVYGHDFVINYRPISNINAKRKLELSRRLHFSSLSKDMKDIESTNAYEECEELLEALSRDEVELFDVEMFYLVVANSKDSLDIKTRKLLDIYKAQDGELRVESRALTYFIHNSFVGVMPKFKRLISTTTDYLNMLIPEHRDFLYESGIAFNNDVKINLFDRGATNFNALVTGASGQGKSMLVNKLVFEEISNGKKAVIVDLGNSYQNVTKYLGGVTRSLNINPLEYRCPHYLKAFILSIMGKNLSKVENGKLFERISSALARSISDWDDFISFIEEEFEGIRYYFSEVREYFTSQNSSENDLIYCDFSLYPESMKAPMLVYLLETFKRMNGQKLLVFDECWFLMDQCADYVMECFRTFRKHDASAVAISQSIDDFAENELGRVIIQNCFHKFVFKQQVKDTVFLNKDHKKALSSINSKKGEYSEFLYINDEACKPLRFYPTHLELELFRSDKSGREKFNYYMNEKGCFLDFNEAVNNYVKIKYPVNNTSEVSHV from the coding sequence ATGAAACACGTGTCTATTGAGAATGACCAATACGTATCAAGAGAAGGCGATAGATCCTCTTTGGAAAAGATTGAGCTAGTTGATTTAGAGGCAATGAATATTCTAGATAAATTAATACATGATTTACATAAAAAAAATGATCTTCAACATTCAGACTGTATCTCAAAAGTATATTACAAGAATGGTGCACTCTATATAAATAGATTTAACAACAAGACTGGAGTTTCTGACTTTTCATTTATTGATTCAGAAAAAAGCATGGATGTATTTGAAGACTTCTTTATGCAGGATTTAAATTATTTTAGACTTCTTAGTGTTAAGGATTTCCCTCCTAAGATTTCTAGAAGATCAAACCTTGTCTATGGCCATGATTTTGTCATTAACTACAGACCAATATCCAATATAAACGCAAAAAGAAAATTAGAGCTTAGTAGGAGGCTACATTTCTCTTCTCTTTCTAAGGATATGAAAGATATTGAGTCAACTAATGCCTATGAAGAATGTGAAGAGTTATTAGAAGCTCTTTCAAGAGATGAAGTCGAGTTATTTGACGTTGAGATGTTTTATCTCGTAGTGGCTAATTCAAAAGATAGCCTTGATATTAAGACAAGAAAGCTTTTGGATATTTATAAAGCACAGGACGGTGAGCTACGTGTGGAGTCTAGGGCCTTAACTTACTTTATTCATAACTCTTTTGTTGGAGTTATGCCAAAGTTTAAAAGATTAATTTCAACAACGACAGACTATTTAAATATGCTTATTCCAGAGCACAGAGACTTCTTATATGAAAGTGGAATTGCATTTAATAATGACGTAAAGATAAATTTATTTGACCGTGGAGCTACAAATTTTAATGCTCTCGTTACAGGTGCTTCAGGACAAGGAAAATCGATGCTAGTTAATAAGCTAGTATTTGAAGAAATATCTAATGGAAAGAAGGCCGTCATCGTTGACCTTGGTAATTCATATCAAAACGTAACCAAATATCTAGGTGGTGTTACCAGATCATTAAATATTAACCCTCTTGAGTATCGATGTCCTCATTATCTAAAGGCCTTTATCCTTTCCATTATGGGAAAAAACCTTTCCAAAGTGGAAAACGGTAAGCTTTTTGAACGTATTTCTAGTGCTTTAGCTAGAAGTATTTCAGATTGGGATGATTTTATTTCATTTATAGAAGAAGAATTTGAAGGGATTAGATACTACTTTTCAGAGGTTCGTGAGTATTTCACAAGTCAAAATTCAAGTGAGAACGATCTAATTTATTGCGACTTTTCACTATATCCTGAGTCAATGAAAGCGCCTATGCTCGTTTATCTTTTAGAGACATTTAAAAGAATGAATGGACAAAAATTACTTGTCTTTGATGAGTGTTGGTTTCTTATGGATCAATGTGCTGATTACGTTATGGAGTGCTTTAGAACATTTAGAAAGCATGATGCTTCAGCAGTGGCCATTTCTCAAAGTATAGATGATTTTGCAGAAAATGAGCTAGGTCGAGTCATCATTCAAAACTGTTTCCATAAGTTTGTTTTTAAACAGCAAGTAAAGGATACAGTCTTTCTTAATAAGGATCATAAAAAAGCATTATCAAGTATCAATTCTAAAAAAGGAGAATATAGTGAATTCTTATACATCAATGACGAAGCATGCAAACCTCTACGTTTTTATCCTACTCATTTGGAGCTTGAGTTATTTCGTAGTGATAAATCAGGTCGAGAGAAGTTTAATTATTACATGAATGAAAAAGGCTGTTTCTTAGACTTCAATGAAGCGGTCAATAATTACGTTAAGATTAAATACCCTGTGAATAATACAAGTGAGGTGAGTCATGTATAA
- a CDS encoding tyrosine-type recombinase/integrase: MPRRKRVILSSKDIHYISKNLNYCSLVWKLYFSTLIHTGARMSEVLRLKWSDIDITLNKITFYKTKNGDNRTIQISKEITRMYKELYEDSICTTYIFADKKGKRKSRHQVQRFLAKFKEKHPIKYKDWSCHDLRHSFAYNFLKNKGEMYQLKSILGHKSIRMTIDLYGNLQSSTLENISPYNI, translated from the coding sequence ATGCCGAGAAGAAAAAGAGTAATCCTTAGTTCAAAAGACATACATTACATAAGTAAAAACTTGAATTATTGCTCATTGGTTTGGAAGCTGTATTTCAGCACATTAATACATACTGGTGCAAGGATGTCGGAAGTCTTAAGATTAAAATGGTCTGATATTGATATAACACTGAATAAAATTACATTTTACAAGACCAAAAATGGAGATAATAGAACAATTCAAATAAGCAAAGAAATCACAAGAATGTACAAAGAACTCTATGAAGACTCCATATGCACAACTTATATATTTGCAGATAAGAAAGGAAAGAGGAAGTCTAGACACCAGGTGCAGCGCTTCTTAGCTAAGTTCAAAGAGAAACACCCTATTAAGTATAAGGATTGGAGTTGTCATGATTTAAGGCATTCTTTTGCATATAACTTCCTCAAGAACAAAGGAGAAATGTATCAACTTAAGTCTATACTCGGCCATAAATCAATACGTATGACAATTGATCTTTATGGTAATTTGCAATCTTCTACACTTGAGAATATATCTCCATATAATATATAA
- a CDS encoding RHS repeat-associated core domain-containing protein: MILDLKQPHLKCRNRYYNPGISRFMSEDPIGFNSSDYNNYKYVKNNPERFVDPEGSKYVSVTCSVLSAGLAGSSFVDAAELSSEYSLKVKQLTEIQEELELWRLKKRRSDKMCTDNALVDIRIKYLQKQSLKILKDLSSITREKAISNAIGVGFSIAAAACVLLPF; the protein is encoded by the coding sequence ATGATTTTAGATCTAAAGCAACCACATTTAAAATGTCGCAACAGGTATTACAATCCTGGCATTAGCCGGTTTATGAGTGAAGATCCGATCGGGTTCAACAGTTCTGATTACAATAATTACAAATATGTAAAAAATAATCCTGAGCGATTCGTAGACCCTGAAGGTAGTAAGTATGTCTCTGTAACTTGCTCCGTACTTAGCGCTGGGCTTGCAGGATCTTCTTTTGTTGATGCTGCTGAACTATCATCTGAGTACAGTCTAAAGGTTAAACAATTAACAGAGATACAAGAGGAGTTAGAACTTTGGCGTTTGAAAAAACGAAGAAGTGATAAAATGTGTACAGATAACGCATTAGTAGATATTCGTATTAAATATCTTCAGAAGCAGTCTCTAAAAATATTAAAAGACCTAAGTTCAATTACTAGAGAAAAGGCAATCAGTAATGCAATTGGAGTTGGATTTAGTATTGCTGCAGCTGCTTGTGTTCTTTTACCATTTTAA
- a CDS encoding RHS repeat domain-containing protein yields MLSFLDLNSYLYNRDYNPGVGRFMSEDPTGFKGKDLNLYRYVSNSPFLYIDPFGFFGTSKCDYYDQACRANGGTYECKVAPFLCPKFPSGETGAGNVSSCMRQCLQEKHRDRMSNRYQCNPDNNISVTDNTGDHLSCAFSCIENSENPYDSDGMDLPDNDIDLFDIIGTK; encoded by the coding sequence ATGTTAAGTTTTCTAGATTTAAATTCATATCTTTACAACAGGGATTACAATCCTGGCGTAGGCCGGTTCATGAGTGAAGATCCGACTGGCTTTAAAGGTAAAGATCTTAACCTGTATCGATATGTTTCTAATAGTCCCTTTCTTTATATCGATCCATTCGGTTTTTTTGGTACAAGTAAATGTGATTATTACGATCAAGCTTGTCGGGCAAATGGTGGAACTTATGAATGTAAAGTAGCTCCATTTCTCTGTCCAAAGTTTCCAAGTGGTGAAACTGGTGCAGGAAATGTTTCTAGTTGCATGAGACAATGCCTTCAAGAGAAGCATAGAGATAGAATGAGTAATCGATATCAATGTAACCCTGATAATAACATTAGTGTTACTGATAATACTGGAGACCATCTTAGTTGTGCATTTAGTTGTATTGAGAATTCTGAAAACCCTTATGATTCAGATGGTATGGATCTGCCTGACAATGATATAGACCTGTTTGATATTATTGGTACGAAGTAA